The genome window ACCCTGCAGCTGATGACATTGACACCCAGGCCATTGACAAGCTGAACAAGAAGTTGTACCGGGATGTCAGGATCAACATCAGCATGCTCACTGTGGGWGACGGCGTSACACTGGCCTTCAAACTCTAACACMATGTAGGAGACAGGTCTTAAAACTWTAGTACTAAATGGGAGATTGGCCAACACTGGTCTGTACTGTAGTATCAAATACCTTTGGGTTATAATTGACCAACACTGGCCTTTACTGTGGTAAACTGTAGTACCCAATTACTGAGAAGTAGCTTTACGTTATGATAATCAGATAGTACTTGCCATCTTTTTGGTACAAGTGCTGACTTTAAGTTGTTTGTCATTAAATCCATGTGTGTAATGCTGCCCTTGAATATATGTGACCTGAAAAGGATTAAATGAAAGAACTAGGACTGTCAGAATCAGGTAATTTTAGTGTACTATTTTTTTTCGTGATTAATATCATTGTCTGAAAGCATTCAAAAATATACTGAAAACGTACCTCTAAAAACAAGTCGGGTGTCTGCTTTCTCAATTTACATAATTTTGKCAACTGTTACTTTAGATAAAATTAAGATGTCaatattcttgtttttttatgaagAATCTTAAATCACACCTTAATTTTAGCGATTAAATAAAACTTGATGGTCCTAGAAAGGACCAAAGtaatgtgtaatgtttacagttCTACACATATTGTACTCAGGCGAGTCATAATTTCACTTACGGTTGTTTTAAATGTTCATTATGGTTGAGCTGTACATTAAATTGTAAAACAAGTGACTTGTCATGTACAGTTTCATGTTGTCCAACCGTGTGAAGGCGCCATGACTTATCCAAGAACAAAGGACTGACTTGTTTAAAGACTTTATTGTAAAGGTAGACAGACAAGTGGACTTGGTTTCTGGTTTCCCAGTCATATCATTTATACACAGCTAGGGGAAGGGGAGGTGGAGGATTCGCTCAGTTATAATAGTTTCCCCTTTTCCTTTCTAATGACACCCAGAAAATCCCATTTGGCAATGTCGTGCAATTTATATTACCATGTTCAACTAGGAAACAGGTTAGGTAATCAAGATCGTATGGGTCTGCCAAAGACCGCAGAATGGGTGGCGAAGCAGTAAGCATAATTAATTAACATGTCCTCAAGAATATTAGCTAAATAGATCACCCAATAGAATAGAGGTTTAAGGTCTCCAGAATACGTGATGAACATTCWGAGTAGGAGCCGTCCTGACAACAGGCAAAGCGTTGCTAACCGAAGGCTACTATATGTGCAAATGAAACAGGGAAAGGATATAAATTAAGGTATAATATAATAGTGTGAAAAACAACAGTTCAGGATTGTCACACAATGACAACATAATAACATTGTTATTATATATAGAACTAAATGAAAGTATACATCTTTATATAACCCTCCTCGGATTGTCCCGAGCAAAACCAAGAAAACAAACGTAAAACATGCAGAATGAACACGCTCTTTGAGAAGGAGGATGTATTTCACTAGTGGTACAGGAATACATGACTGAATACATAACAGGCTTAGTGGTACTGGGCTACTGTTCATAGGACACACAGGATGACTGACTACAAACCAATACATAACAGGCTTAGTAGAACTGGGCTACTGTTCATAGGACACACAGGATGACTGACTACAAACCAATACATAACAGGCTTAGTGGTACTGGGCTACTGTTCATAGGACACACAGGATGACTGACTACAAACCAACTGAAAGGAAATGACAGTGGCTGATAGGTCAGGGATCCATCTAACTGACAGAACCGAgggctatgttgttgatgttttagaTTCATCACTTTCCTTTGAGACATCCCTTACTGGTTGTTGGGTTGGAAATAAATAAGGCCAAATTCTTCTGATATTCcctcaaatattaaaatatgaAGACTTCACTAGAAAGGATAGCTAGATACTTATGCCTCTAGCTCCAAGCCCAGTCCCAGTTTGTGGCCACCGGCGTTGATGCTCTTACCATCGACCAGTGCAGACAGGACAAGTTTCATACCTGCAGAACGGGAAAAATAAATAACTTCGCTACAACAACCCACTTRGGTGATGGCTGGCAGTGCTATTGCAAAGTAGTGAGAGCCAATTCTTACCTGGTCGCAGCGTCTGGGTATAGCCCACTCCCACCAAGCTGGCATTGTTAACTTTAGCCTGGAAAATATAACAAacacatacaattaacaatggaATACAATGGGTTATGATAATTATTGGCATTGCGTAAGAACGTCACTATTGTCCAGTTACTTCCTAAAATATCTAATTTGACACAACCCATTCCCATTTAATAAACTGCTAATCGTGCAGAACCAGTCCCTGAATATTAAACAGCCGTCAGGCTGATAAACAAGACAAGCAAAAGAGCAGCACTCACAGATATGGAGGCACTGGAGTCCAGCTGATACTTMGCAGCGATGCCAAAGCGCGTGCTGTTGCTGCCTGCTGTCCAGGCCAGGTTCACAGCAGTCTCCAGCTTGTCATTCACCTTCTGATAAATGGACCCTCCAAACTCTGTGCCATCATTACTGGGATATAGGacataaacatacatacattGTGTTATCCTTGTCTGATGAAGAGCTCTTTTTGTTTAATAATAACTCAACAAAAGATTAACTGAAACACTGAAATCAACCTACAACTTATTAAAAACCGATGTAACTTGTTAAGACCATAGTTACCAATAAGCACAAAGGAGACCATCTTTCTAGTAGAAACAGTCATACTTTTCACTTCACTGCTGAGACACAAGTCCTCCAAAAATACAAATCGATATGAAGCTTACACATTGGTGTGCAGCTGGAAATCTCCCGTCTTGTAGCCAACGGCGAAGTTGCTCTGGGTCATTTTGGACTTSGCCGTGTCGAAGGTCATCtggtagccagccagccatccctCATATCCGGCCACCGCTGCCCCATGGATGGCCGGGCCGGCAAAGTCAAAGTCTACATCCACGCCCAAGTTGACGTATTCACGCTTATACGCAGTCTTCACCTTCCCACTCTTCTTGCTGTTAgaaggagaatagaggaggaaaACAGGATGAATAAAAATCAGTCTGATATTTATGTTGTTCTAGTTCAGTCATCACTGATTATTTTCAATAAAGGAAGATTGGTGGTGGATTATGCAGTGCTGAACATGCACAATAAATGTTATCCACATCAGAGTTTCAAAAGACTGGTGAGAAACATTTAGTTGTGCTTGAAATTAAAAAAGCCACAAACCTTACCCAGAATTTGGTGAGAATTGGGTGTCGAACGTAAGTTTCAGTCCTTTGGTGATCTATGGAAGAAACAAAAATAAGCATAACTGAATAGAAAGCTCACAAATTACAGTATATGAGTACTGGATGAGTACCGGTTTCTCCTCTCTACCTGGTCTTCAACGGTGATCTCAGTCCCCAGAGTGTTGTCTGTGGTCCACTTCTCTGTAAACGTCAGGCCGTATTCAGCCCATTTGTACTTGGTCTCCAGGTTGCCATTGACTTTGCTGGTGTCKGTGTTGGATGAGCCAGAGGTTTTGAATTCCTAAATAACAATAATGACAGACTTAGCACACCTATATCTTGCTATGGAGAACCAGAATGTACAGTAATCCTGGCAGGATTGAAAAGCCAAACTCACCACTCCATTTGAAGACTTGGTCTTGACATCAAGTTTCACCAATCCAAAACCTAATAAAAMAACAAACCATAACATTCAGGACACCACATGTTCCATTACATATTAAGGTAGTGGCGTTAACCTTGTTTTGATTGGCGTCTCCTTAACATTTAAATACTTGCCAAATGGACTTCTACATGGAGAATACTGATCCATTCGGCCCAATTGTGACATGTCTTGAACAAATTGAATGCCCGGGTGTTATGTTAACTTCCTTGTAAAATGTTGTGTCAGTGTGAAATGTGTTCTGTGCATTGATGGAAACATTCCCTTACGGGCTCAAGAGAGGCCAAACGAAAGTGATGTGAACCGTTTAAATTGTCAGAAGAGGCCCCTGTTACATTAAGGTCAATGTGTGTCCTGCTCATCATTCCTACAGGGGTAAACCAACCAGTTTCAAAGACATTTACCATATCCTTTGTTGAAGATGTCCTTTGCAGATTTACCAAGGTCACCATATGATGGAGGGACAGCCATTCTACCTGTGACAAGAAGGAAAATGGCAGATGACAAATTATGCTATCGTGSTACTACTGACCGAGTTCAGCATGTAGCCTACTACAGCAAATGTAGGACAAAGATGGTATTGCCACAAAGGGATAGTCCTAACATGCATGTTGTTCGCCATTTATTGACTAGTAGCAGTGTACTCCACCACCAAGTAACTGATCAGATAATAGGGAATGTACGGATCATCTCCTCGTAGGACTGTGAACACGTTTTAAGGGATATAGCCAGGCCTACACAACCATCTCTACACACGTAAAGCTTTGAAGAACAAGGTTATCTGCAAGCAGCCATCTTGACGTCGATATTAGCACGTCAAAGCCACTGCCAAGTCTCAAGTTGTTTGTTtgcctagctagctacagtagatcGTTACAATATCAATGTGACTGGCGGCTGGTTCAATGAAAGTTAAGTTAGCTAGATAGTAGCCGTTAACAAAATAGCTAGCCGGCGAGCAAGTTAACAAGCCATTACATCACAGACAGGGATTTGCTCACAGTAGCAATCTGTTCTCTCAACTTGAACTAGACAATAAGAAgacgtaactagctagctaggcaaTGGCACATATTTCCACCTCGAATAAAAGTCTAAATGTAATTAGTTATACTGTAGTTAATATGTCAAAGATCGGGACATGTATTTACCCTTGACAAtggactaacgttagctatccatgtaacgttagctaactggcTACAYATTTCTCAGCGCTGGAACCCGGCCATGTCTCCTACCTAGCTaacatttagctagttagctggcaagCAAGGTACCTAATTAGATAGCAAACAAAACTATGGCAATTACTRACTGGAAGTTTTGCGTTGGTGCAGATAATTGGTTCGTTGTTCAAGCAGTTTCTAACACCGCGTCGCGACAGTCCTATCCAGCTGGAGGGCGATGAAGGAGAAACAGCAAAAGCAAAACAACCTCTCATGACCCCAGGATCGCAGGACCCTATAAATATAGCTGTTCGTTTCTTTGCCTGTCTAAATCAAAGTAGGATGACTGAGTTCTGGGTTTATTTTAGTATTTCTATGTCCATATTTAATAATTTTGTTAATACAAGACTGAAAAACTTTWATATTTGTGTATTAATTAACTTAATACAATTGTCTTTACAAATAATATACCAGGCAAATGGAAGACGTCTTTATCACCATAGAAACCACGGTGCTTTACCTAACACGATAGGTCTAGCAGTCAGCTAAtgtcaaatcgtatttgtcacatgcgccgaatactctaggagaaaaagaaacgcacccctatttaggcgaggtgctggctagcggagtagaaaacttaaaaataaaggagagccgcacactctWgcagctcagatgcaaaaatatttaatttaccaacgtttcgacaggcaagctgtcttcatcagggtaacatgcgccgaatacaaKaggtgtaggtagaccttagagtgaaatgctcactatcaagcccttaaccaacaatgccgttttaagaaaaataagtgttaagtaaaaaaatatatattttaatttaagagcagcagtaaaaaataacagtagagaggctggggtcaatatgcgggggcacaggttagtcgagataattgaggtaatatgtacatgtaggtagagttaaagtgactataaatYGATattaaacagagagtagtagcagcagcgtaagggtggggggacaatgcaaattgtctgggtagcaatttgatcagctgttcaggagtcttttgtcttgggggtagaagctgttaagcagccttttggacctagacttggRgctcctgtaccgcttgccgtgcggtagcagagggaaaAGTCtaagactagggtggctggagtcgaacaatttttagagccttcctctgacactgcctattatagaggtcctggatggcaggaagcttggccccagtgatgtactgggctgtacgccctaccctctgtagtgccttgtggttggaAGCTGAGCAGTTCcataccagtcaggatgctctcgatagtgcagctgtataactttttgaggatctgaggacccacgccaaatcttttcagtctcctgagggggaataggcgtttgtcgcaccctcttcacgactgtcttggtttgtttggaccatgagtttgtttgtgatgtggacaccaagaaacttgaagcaaTCAACCTGCTCCATCGATGAGAattggggtgtgctcggtcctctttttcctgaagtccacaatcatctcctttgtctttatcacgttgaggaagagcttgtcatcctggcaccacatggccaggtctctgacctcctccctataggctctcgcatcgttgtcggtgatcaggcctaacactgttgtgtcatcggaaaacttGGTGTTGGYgttgtgcctggccatgcagtcatgagtaaacggagtacaggaggggactgagcacacacccctgaggggcccccgtgttgaggatcagcgtggtgaatgtgttgttacctcCCCTTTACACCTcagggtggcccatcaggaagtccaggacccagttgcacggggaggtgtttagtcccagggtacttagcttagtgatgagctttgagggcacagtGGTGTTGAYcgctaagctgtagtcaatgaatagaattctcacataggtgttccttttgtccaggtgggaaaggacagtgtagagtgcaatagagattgcatcacctgtgaatctgttggggcggtatgcaaattggagtgcgtctaggttttctgggataatggtgttgtgatccatgaccagcccttcaaagcacttcatggctaccaatgtgagtgctacaggtcagtagtcattttggcaggttaccttagtgttcttgggcacagggactatggtggtctgcttgaaacatgttggtattacagactcggacagggagaggttgaaaatgtcagttaagacacttgccagttggtcagcacatgctcagagtATACATCCTGGTAATATGTCACGCAGTCATATTTTCTCTGTACAGTTTCAGGAGGTTTGCATTTTGTTGACAGCTGGATTAGCAACTATAACAGGCTGTCAGAAACACTTCAAGAAACCTTAACTGGAGGAATTCTGCATGGTAAGGAATTACACTAACTGAGCTGTGATTAAATAAACATTTGCTGGAGCTGATCACTGTGCTGCTAGCAGAGGGCTGCAGTGTGGTTGAAGAAAGCGTTTGATGGTCAAAACAGAAACCGGTAGTCTAGCTAACTAAAAACAGTGAATCAGCATCGTCAGAGGTCTTGACCTGAAGTGGGACTAACTAAGCTAACAAGTTCAGGCTGAACAGACATGCTGGTTTTCCATAGCAGACAGACCTGGCATGTAAACTCAGTAGTAGGTTAAATCCATGATTAGACACTGGACCTCAGACACAGTGGGAACCARGGCCATCAACTGGATGGGATTTCAAAAATGTCAACTGCTCAGGATAGCTCTGAGCCGATTCCCAGAATCCGCTTAAATCCACTGCACTCTGGCTCTATCCCGTGCAGATGTGTCACCATGTCCTCTAACCGTGTAGCTAACTGAATTACAGTCTTGCCCACAGTGCTCCAGGGTGACGTTTCACTAGGTAAAGATTTAGGATCCGCTTCCCCTCCCCAATActaactttaaccatttgtaGGGAACCTGCAACAAGATCAGCATACCYGGACAATGTCACACTACACTCAAACCCTTCTCTTCTGAAGAATCACATCCAAGTCACAGCATTGATGTCAACTGTTTAATGATGGTAAAGACATGTCATTTGCAGAACATTAATCAATTAACCCAATACAACCACACTTTGTGTGATTGCTACATTTCAAAATGGTAGCCAATTACTGCATCTTGGAGGTATGTAACATACCATTATAACCACACCAGTGA of Salvelinus sp. IW2-2015 unplaced genomic scaffold, ASM291031v2 Un_scaffold1222, whole genome shotgun sequence contains these proteins:
- the LOC112070114 gene encoding voltage-dependent anion-selective channel protein 2 → MAVPPSYGDLGKSAKDIFNKGYGFGLVKLDVKTKSSNGVEFKTSGSSNTDTSKVNGNLETKYKWAEYGLTFTEKWTTDNTLGTEITVEDQITKGLKLTFDTQFSPNSGKKSGKVKTAYKREYVNLGVDVDFDFAGPAIHGAAVAGYEGWLAGYQMTFDTAKSKMTQSNFAVGYKTGDFQLHTNVNDGTEFGGSIYQKVNDKLETAVNLAWTAGSNSTRFGIAAKYQLDSSASISAKVNNASLVGVGYTQTLRPGMKLVLSALVDGKSINAGGHKLGLGLELEA